In Bactrocera neohumeralis isolate Rockhampton unplaced genomic scaffold, APGP_CSIRO_Bneo_wtdbg2-racon-allhic-juicebox.fasta_v2 cluster10, whole genome shotgun sequence, the genomic stretch GATGATACTGATATCCTTGAGCGATTTTCATCATACCCTAGAGCCCTCAGGGTAATCGCTTACGTGCTCAACttcatagagcgactcaaactTAGAATTAAGGGAATACGCACAGTATATCCCCAaggcgatacattgacgcacctagacctagaaaaggcaaaggtcgctcttatcactTATACTCAGTCGCGCCACTTCAGCTGCGAGATttcactactaagagaatcgaagccaattgtcaaaaagagctcactcttagtactaaatccatttctggatacgaaaggtctgcttcgtgctaATGGTCGGCTTGGTAACTCAAGCCTGACATATAACGAACGCCATCCTCTAATAATACCAGAGAAGTCTCGACTTGCAACATTGCTActcaagtatgtacatatactaatgTTGCACGCGGAACATCGCCTAATGCAATTTATAATCCGCcaagagttctatattccccggcttaagcctcaaataaaaaagtgcattttcatgtgcaagatctgcactatgcataaacaGAATATGaggacgcagattatggcagcacttccaccggaacgctgcaacttcgctctgcctttcactatCACaggggttgattttgctgggccttttcagataaaggcgtccatgctaaggtctcctaCCCTTTTGAAAGGCTACGTGGcggtctttgtctgttttatgacaaaagcagtgcacctcaagctatgtactaatctgacaaaagaggcttttctcgcggcatttgctcgcttcgtcggacgacgcggtTTTCCGTCCAAACTGatgagcgacaatggaaaaacctttatcggagctcaaagagccacagaaaaacagtttgtggactttattaaacaagtctcccctgagattgtacaaaagtacgccccccaAGGCATTAATTGGCAATTCATCCCCCCAAAAGCTCCTCATATGGGCATATGGAAGGAAGactatttaaaggacctccacaagaggtatcgatggaaaacatcagaaaatgcgccaaagcttggagattgtgtactTATTAACAACGATTGTCTCCCACCTTCCGAGTGGCGACTTGGCCGTATAGAAAAGCTCCATTATGGCTCAGACGGTCACATCCGCGTCGTTGATCTCCGTACTCAAAGCGAAGTACTCACCAGACCGCTGgttaaattatgctttctaCCAACCGCGGATAATAACGAAAATCCGATACTAAACAATCCGAACATAATGCCGtaacacaaatgaaaataaatcaataaaatcgcaACCCGCAACCCGCAACCAACcgttaacaataacaataaaaattacaaaaaatggtCGGTCAATACGACGACCCAGTCATGCCACATAACGTGGCACAATCACACATTCTATTTATATACTAccatgtatattcaaatacaattttttacagaGATCAAGATGGACGTGGACATGCCTACAATCCCAACACGAACTGTTCGGTCGGCAACCAACGGGACACGTACTGGGCCTACTCCTCCACTTCGCCCAACCATTGCGACTGTATCGACTGCCGCTTCTGGTAGTGGCTCACGAGAAGCCCCATCAACGCCATCCGCTCCAGTCGAGCCGCGTCGGATCCGATGCCCGCTATGTCGCCGGAAACATCGACTCCAGCATTGTGGGCTCTTTAAGGAGCTAACACCGACACAACGCCAGCGTGTTGCCAAGGCACATGAGCACTGCCTTAACTGCCTGTCGCACACGCATGTGACGCAGGAGTGTGTTTCCTCCGATTTATGCCACACGTGTGGCAGACCATATCACACGCTGCTCCACAGGACCCCACGACGCGATGTAGGTCGGCCAGCTGCCTCAAGCACGGGTAGATCAACGCACGGAAACCAGACGGTACGACGCCGAACTAATGCAGCCCGGCCTGCGCCCCATCAATGGCGTCTGCACCACGTTGCACCAACCAGACGTCGTCCAAAAGCGCCACAGCATCGCCCCGCTACTGGACTCAGCAACGTAGTGGCAACTCTCCAGCAACTACAAAGATTGATAGGCTGAAtgttcgcctaggggggccgggatggctacaTGATATAAGATGGCTAAATGATATAAGccgccccccccccccccctaaTGCCACTACACCAAAACactaccaccaccaccaatacaccacacacacagAACCCACATTCCACAGGACCCACACATCAACATCACCCACACGCGAGAGGACATCCACACACCCAAACACATACCACATTAGTCAAAAGggtcaacttgaaaatttgatCAGTCTCGTTACGATCCGTAATCGAAGCGAACGCATTGCCGTTGTGACCTCGCGCCTTTTTTGATCATCGTGTATTAGCAAAGTCCGCACATTGGTCTAAATTAAGATTAACTTGTGTTAATAGTTCCGCAATATTGTTCAAATTGAAAATCGAATCAAAATTAACTGTattaatcttaatttttatatttgttgagATTTGTACCGGGATTAAAGAAGAGCGAATTAAATTCTTATTGAATTACCCTTGTAACTTAGCCGCGTGTTTTATTCGAATAAGTGGAAGTGGTAGGTGCCACAAAATCAGAGTGAATTGGACATTGCTCCTTTAAATACTACCTGTCTTTGTCCAGCATAATTAGCTAGCACCCTATCAATTGCCTCAATAAACGTCGGTAATTGTTTTGCATTACCATCAAATGGCTGTAAGTATTTTagatctttttttattttcagcctAATACTACTTTCCGGCTGTGCAGCATTTTGTTGAAGCAATTGTGTTATTGCTGATAAACAACGTTCAACGTTTGAGCCATTATTTTTTGTACCTTTATCTTTTTATGCgagattatattttattttttttttctttttatacttatatattggttttgaaaaattaaaaaatattttttataaaaaacaattttttatctgTATCAAAATACCGATCTATACGCTTTTTAAGTAGTACATATAACATTGAATTTTAATCCTTAAGTAAAAACAGTTTTTACTTGTAAtcgttatttaaaatataaatttcctcCAAATAATATATGTTCATCTTGCCatctat encodes the following:
- the LOC126765239 gene encoding uncharacterized protein LOC126765239 isoform X2 — translated: MFWLCFNQSKHYEQLSFRHSEYQKERLHQNSLFPQFCTKKLKTNIISRYDKSRSRFAFVKLTKCSRNSFCHFGLQFIILLMLSCRTEWCHCLPDGRATCRSVAGLTKDQLELCFKASDVATAALEGLDMAIRECQLQFLWHRWNCSSLSTKIRNPHVSNLLKKEIKMDVDMPTIPTRTVRSATNGTRTGPTPPLRPTIATVSTAASGSGSREAPSTPSAPVEPRRIRCPLCRRKHRLQHCGLFKELTPTQRQRVAKAHEHCLNCLSHTHVTQECVSSDLCHTCGRPYHTLLHRTPRRDVGRPAASSTGRSTHGNQTVRRRTNAARPAPHQWRLHHVAPTRRRPKAPQHRPATGLSNVVATLQQLQRLIG